A genome region from Anolis carolinensis isolate JA03-04 chromosome 6, rAnoCar3.1.pri, whole genome shotgun sequence includes the following:
- the nrl gene encoding neural retina-specific leucine zipper protein isoform X2: MMSALAPSPLALDYLDEFDLLKFEVKQEASRPGGSSSLTSTPCSSVPPSPTFDKAGGDPKSTLEELYWMATLHQTLAAAAAGGGPETQMMPGLDEAVEAFLGVPVMEGGLRGRATPQIQGFVGAGEGLGGDQQQLPPMLSDRFSDAQLVSMSVRDLNRQLRGFGKDEVQRLKQKRRTLKNRGYAQSCRFKRVQQRHVLEAEKCQLAQQLEALRVEMARVAHERDVYKARCQKLLGDAAGGSGEETTEPPTPQSTSLAQFFL, encoded by the exons GATGAGTGCCTTGGCGCCCAGTCCTCTGGCCCTGGACTACCTGGATGAATTCGACCTGCTGAAGTTTGAGGTGAAGCAGGAGGCCTCCAGGCCGGGGGGCAGCTCATCGTTGACCTCCACCCCCTGCAGCTCCGTGCCCCCTTCGCCCACCTTTGACAAGGCCGGCGGGGACCCCAAGTCCACTCTGGAGGAGCTCTACTGGATGGCCACGTTGCACCAGACCCTGGCGGCAGCCGCAGCAGGGGGTGGCCCCGAGACCCAAATGATGCCCGGTTTGGATGAGGCCGTTGAGGCATTCTTGGGGGTCCCCGTGATGGAAGGGGGACTCCGGGGAAGAGCCACCCCGCAAATCCAGGGTTTCGTTGGAGCCGGTGAAGGGCTTGGAGGAGACCAGCAGCAG CTCCCGCCAATGCTCTCGGACCGCTTCTCAGACGCCCAGCTGGTCTCCATGTCGGTGCGGGACCTCAACCGCCAGCTGCGGGGCTTCGGCAAGGACGAGGTCCAGCGGCTGAAGCAGAAGCGGCGCACCCTCAAGAACCGAGGCTACGCCCAGTCCTGCCGCTTCAAGCGGGTCCAACAGCGCCATGTCCTGGAGGCCGAGAAGTGCCAGCTAGCCCAGCAGCTGGAGGCCCTGCGGGTAGAGATGGCCCGGGTGGCCCACGAGCGAGACGTCTACAAGGCCCGGTGCCAGAAACTCCTCGGGGACGCCGCCGGAGGATCCGGCGAGGAGACCACCGAGCCCCCAACCCCCCAGTCTACCTCGCTAGCCCAGTTCTTCCTATAA
- the nrl gene encoding neural retina-specific leucine zipper protein isoform X1: MDPQTHRMSALAPSPLALDYLDEFDLLKFEVKQEASRPGGSSSLTSTPCSSVPPSPTFDKAGGDPKSTLEELYWMATLHQTLAAAAAGGGPETQMMPGLDEAVEAFLGVPVMEGGLRGRATPQIQGFVGAGEGLGGDQQQLPPMLSDRFSDAQLVSMSVRDLNRQLRGFGKDEVQRLKQKRRTLKNRGYAQSCRFKRVQQRHVLEAEKCQLAQQLEALRVEMARVAHERDVYKARCQKLLGDAAGGSGEETTEPPTPQSTSLAQFFL; this comes from the exons atgGACCCCCAAACACACAG GATGAGTGCCTTGGCGCCCAGTCCTCTGGCCCTGGACTACCTGGATGAATTCGACCTGCTGAAGTTTGAGGTGAAGCAGGAGGCCTCCAGGCCGGGGGGCAGCTCATCGTTGACCTCCACCCCCTGCAGCTCCGTGCCCCCTTCGCCCACCTTTGACAAGGCCGGCGGGGACCCCAAGTCCACTCTGGAGGAGCTCTACTGGATGGCCACGTTGCACCAGACCCTGGCGGCAGCCGCAGCAGGGGGTGGCCCCGAGACCCAAATGATGCCCGGTTTGGATGAGGCCGTTGAGGCATTCTTGGGGGTCCCCGTGATGGAAGGGGGACTCCGGGGAAGAGCCACCCCGCAAATCCAGGGTTTCGTTGGAGCCGGTGAAGGGCTTGGAGGAGACCAGCAGCAG CTCCCGCCAATGCTCTCGGACCGCTTCTCAGACGCCCAGCTGGTCTCCATGTCGGTGCGGGACCTCAACCGCCAGCTGCGGGGCTTCGGCAAGGACGAGGTCCAGCGGCTGAAGCAGAAGCGGCGCACCCTCAAGAACCGAGGCTACGCCCAGTCCTGCCGCTTCAAGCGGGTCCAACAGCGCCATGTCCTGGAGGCCGAGAAGTGCCAGCTAGCCCAGCAGCTGGAGGCCCTGCGGGTAGAGATGGCCCGGGTGGCCCACGAGCGAGACGTCTACAAGGCCCGGTGCCAGAAACTCCTCGGGGACGCCGCCGGAGGATCCGGCGAGGAGACCACCGAGCCCCCAACCCCCCAGTCTACCTCGCTAGCCCAGTTCTTCCTATAA